The Cotesia glomerata isolate CgM1 linkage group LG7, MPM_Cglom_v2.3, whole genome shotgun sequence genome segment gaaattgAGTGGAcgccaataaaaaataaaaaatgatactaAAATCAATAGacatctttaaattttttagatttttataaaaattaaattattataaataaaatttagtaaacaaatttcgaattaaaaaaaaaaaaaatcagtgcaaatttgaaaaaatatttttttttaatattttataaaatatttaaaaaattgtcagatgtctacggattttaatgtcatgaaaaaaattatactaggACAATAAATATCACAAAAATTATGTGTTTTACAAAgagtataattttaaatacattaaatatttaaagctATGTGTTTATAAAACTACAggagttttttaaactttgaatttCTATAAGATAATATAAATGACTATGGTCATATACATATACTTTGTACATGTGCTTTTGTGCTTACGCACTCATACATTTAACAACCAATTTTATACCATCTCTATAATATAAACCCTCTACTAAATTAAATCTATTCTCCACATTCTCACTCTTCcttattttatacatacaatacaatttttaattttttatttttacttttaaattattactcattttaacGACATTCAATATATACATGTTGCTAATCATTCATTCTCTCTCTCAATATTCTCTACCACTTTATCACTATCATTTAAAATTCCTtctatttcttttaatattttacaaaaatctttGCATAGATCCCcacttagtttttttattattttttcttttatattgtCTCCCACACACGTTCCCTGCCACTCGAATATACAATTAttctaatatatttttaataagtaattgattttaactttattaattaacaaatttacaTTTGCTTTCCAATCATATggcacataaaaaataatttttttaagaatttgcgttaaaatattctaattagatatacattaattttttaaaagtaatgttgaaaaatacTTCCTTAACTTACAATATATCTTACAACAATTAAAACAAACCATCAAAACTGTTCAAAAAAAGTTCATGCTTAATCATGGTCTatatagaaattaattaatagaaaacAAAACTCTgtaattaaaagaattattattattaataaaatattataaaattacacagataattataacattaataaataaacttaccAATAATCATGATTCcgcaatataatatttttcatacgttcgtttaagtaaaaaaaaagacattaTCATTACCAGTGAAGTAAGCTCTATAAGAGTTAgtgaaaagattttttttaattgtaaaatatctGCCATAAAAAAGACAGAAATAGAACCCTACAGTTtaaagaaatatataataaatatctacaTCGTCCTTTAATAAGTGAATAAtctaattagataattttttttttttaatttcagtaaagTTTGTACAAATTACCTCAAGAAATCCATATGTcaataatgaattataaataaatatccaaATTGTTTGGAAACACTTAAATCCTCGTTGTGCAGAGTATATTGCTGTATCGAAACATTCTTCATCAATGGAGAATAggtgaaaagaaaaaaaaaaatactgccCAGAGTAAAATCCTGAACTGtggtaagaaaaaaaaaattcatttcaaaaggaaataattttcaaatacttaattaatgaaaataaataaaacatttcaaTTGAGATAGTACATTGCAATTTTcgatgttaattaattaaagtgtattattattttgaaataaaattatgtgtGATAAATACCTTTAAAGAGTTGAATTGTTGAAGAGCGCTATTTTCTGGTTCGGcattaaatcttaaaattggtataattaaacacaaaaaatatcCTACATTTATACTCATTATTCTTCGAAAACATCTgtcataattttcaaatactggttcataaaatataatcaCAAAATATGTCACAATAATAGCAattatctgtggtgaaaaaactTTGTCAATATATGCTCCTTTGTGAtgaaaagataattaataataaataataaattacataatcCTGAAATGAGGGAATATCTAATCTTTTTTTTAGCTTATTTAACAAGTAAATTagtatcaaaaaaatagttataaaaaatttcattcgtagttttttttacgtgtgaatttatttgttatggaaaaaataaaaattgtcaaattattttaaatatttcaacttACTATTTCAGAAATCAGTATAAGtttattatatacaataatatgTTTATACTTCAACCAcaatacaaataatattagtAATATGAaacttatcataattatttcacctatattcattttcttcactttaaaaataatgagtaaattatattaaaatattcgctgtaaaatataattaaatttcactaaaattttcaatttgaacctttaaataaattctatgtCAGCAGCATCAGTAAGACTAGAAGCaagtattgtaaatttgaataattattacttctttgaaattttctcaaacaaTGCAAAGCTTCTGCAATCAGTTGTGACGTCCCCTCCATGAGTATACGATAGGTATTGTTTTGGTATTCGCAGTATTAGGACGTgatagtatttttatatattcggCTGTGCATTCTGCTAagtatgaaaatattatttctatacCTTGTAATAGTTTAtcactcaattttttatgttaaaaattttcaatttcaattgaaataataaaatatttagcaagaaattttaaatgataaatttttctaattacattttaaaataagatataaataattcacaaTAATACcagataaatttaatgtattaaaaatttatataatttattgttttcattatacagataatttatttgcaatctaaatatttcaaagcagtaataaaaaaatatttaacttgtctgttgaaaaaaaaaaaaaaaaaatactaaatgaactaaaacgttaaattaattttattgcttCTGTCTTTTTACAGTCAAATTAATACGATGTATATTAATATGAAAGAGTTATGAACTGagaattgaaaaatcaatCAGACTTAGTTTGAAATTAATAACCTGGCAGatgtttaaaaatacaaatggTTTAAATGATgaaagaattcaaaaaattatacaattttaattaagtttcAATAGGATTAACTACGAGGGCATTTCTTTTAGGTTCTTTAGATTCTTCTTCCGTTTGTTGTAGTTCATCTAATCCTCGtatccttatattatttttctctttgtAATCGTTTATCTCTTTACCTTTTTTCTCCAACTGTTCATTCAGCGTCTCAATGACTTTTATCAACTGTAACACagcaaaatattaataataacatgaCTTTAAatttagcagtcacttgattatttttaattttttttccgagcAAATTTGTacagaaaaatgattttaaaaaaattgcattattaatttttttaaatttctacgtgtcaatttttttttcataatttatttgttataaaaattatcaaatatctgctaaattaatttttataataacaacaTATAAAATGAtgatcaacaaatatttactataatgttaaaaataataaataagttatttattatttaagattatttaaaattacactagataaatttttaaaacaaaaattttactactttttttagaaatcaaatctaaaattttaataaaaaaaaacaaaattttctaacgAAAACTACTTtgatttagttaaaaaaaaattctaattaaataataaaattattaattaataaaattaccctTTCTTTATTAGTAACAAGCCCAGGTAATACTTCTCCGACTACTTGCTCGCATAAAATTCCACCAACCATTCTATAACACTTTCTTTTAGGATCAACATTCTTCAATGTATCAATGACAATcctgaaaattaaaacaacttttaataaaacaatgattaaaaaaaaaaataaaaattacgcctagcattgaaattttttagagtaaataaaataaaatagtaggTTAGGTTACTGTTTTCATACTTGTGTTCATTTAATTCCATTTCCATTTCGGATAATTTAGTAGCCATCATCCTTTGATCATTGCGAAGGGTTTGAAATCCAGCGAGAATTTCTTCATTACTTTTTGAGCCTTTTGGCAATGATTTTCCGAGTTTTTTATCACTAGCCatatttggaaatttaattttcaacgcGGACaatcaaatttctttttttaacctCCTAGTACTCACACTACTTTCTATGTCgctctttttctctctctGTCTCTTGGGTCTGAATGTGGTTTCTAAAACAGTCGATGCTCCCTGTATTTGACTCGACCGTACTGGACCATTCCCTGTACTTTATGACATTAATTCAAGTTAGCGgtcacttaacaattttttaattttatttatcaaagaaatttattccaaaaaattatttttaaaaaaata includes the following:
- the LOC123268545 gene encoding prefoldin subunit 2 — protein: MASDKKLGKSLPKGSKSNEEILAGFQTLRNDQRMMATKLSEMEMELNEHKIVIDTLKNVDPKRKCYRMVGGILCEQVVGEVLPGLVTNKERLIKVIETLNEQLEKKGKEINDYKEKNNIRIRGLDELQQTEEESKEPKRNALVVNPIET